Proteins encoded by one window of Phytohabitans houttuyneae:
- a CDS encoding glucuronyl esterase domain-containing protein, with translation MAERTVYGQKPPKPATVTGSVSTSSITVNVSDQGRSASFSASVQLPTTGSAPYPAVFVVGGFGADTATIRSSGAAVISYDPLAVGREGTPRNNKQGAFYSIYGASSSTGILMAWAWGVSRLIDVIESSGSSIFRADGLGVTGCSRYGKGAFTIGVFDQRIALTMPIESGSGGAPIFRGIPGESGSQPLSSAYSEQPWLGDAFSSYTGNPNSLPVDTHEMVGMIAPRGLLLMENPHIDWLAARSGSNAALAGAEIYKALGVGGNITYWSDVSDGTHCASRTEWRTPIQQFIQKFLLKTGSATGTIRISSRKQGNLAEWRDWTTPTLSDGPTTPPPTTPPPPTTPPPTTPPPTTPPPTTPPPTTPPPTTPPPTGNGCTATVSLNQWTGGFVATVRVTAGSAAINGWTVSATLPSGASVTNHWNSNRTGTSGAVQFTNVSYNGSIGAGQSTEFGFQGTGTGTGMTPTCTAR, from the coding sequence ATGGCCGAGCGGACGGTTTATGGACAGAAGCCGCCAAAGCCGGCAACTGTCACCGGCTCCGTCTCGACCAGCAGCATCACCGTCAACGTCTCCGACCAAGGCCGCAGCGCGAGCTTCTCGGCGAGCGTCCAGCTGCCGACGACCGGCTCCGCGCCGTACCCCGCGGTCTTCGTCGTCGGCGGGTTCGGCGCCGACACCGCGACCATCCGCAGCTCCGGCGCGGCGGTCATCAGCTACGACCCGCTCGCGGTCGGCCGGGAGGGCACCCCGCGCAACAACAAGCAGGGTGCGTTCTACAGCATCTACGGCGCGTCGAGCAGCACCGGCATCCTGATGGCCTGGGCCTGGGGCGTGAGCCGTCTGATCGACGTCATCGAGTCCTCCGGCAGCAGCATCTTCCGGGCCGACGGGCTGGGCGTCACGGGCTGCTCCCGGTACGGCAAGGGCGCCTTCACGATCGGCGTCTTCGACCAGCGGATCGCGCTGACAATGCCGATCGAGTCCGGCAGCGGCGGCGCGCCCATCTTCCGCGGCATTCCGGGCGAGTCCGGCTCGCAGCCGCTGAGCAGTGCGTACAGCGAGCAGCCGTGGCTCGGTGACGCGTTCAGCTCGTACACCGGCAACCCCAACTCGCTGCCGGTGGACACCCACGAGATGGTCGGCATGATCGCGCCACGCGGCCTGCTGCTCATGGAAAACCCGCACATCGACTGGCTGGCCGCCCGCTCCGGCAGCAACGCGGCTCTCGCCGGCGCCGAGATCTACAAGGCGCTCGGCGTGGGAGGCAACATCACGTACTGGTCCGACGTGTCGGACGGTACGCACTGCGCCAGCCGCACCGAGTGGCGTACCCCGATCCAGCAGTTCATCCAGAAGTTCCTGCTGAAGACGGGCAGCGCGACCGGCACGATCCGGATCTCCAGCCGCAAGCAGGGCAACCTCGCCGAGTGGCGGGACTGGACGACGCCGACCCTGTCGGACGGCCCGACCACGCCTCCGCCGACCACCCCGCCTCCGCCCACCACGCCTCCGCCGACCACCCCGCCGCCCACGACACCTCCGCCGACGACCCCACCGCCCACCACGCCTCCGCCGACGACCCCGCCGCCGACCGGTAACGGCTGCACGGCGACCGTCTCGCTGAACCAGTGGACGGGTGGCTTCGTCGCCACGGTACGGGTGACGGCCGGCTCCGCCGCGATCAACGGCTGGACGGTCTCGGCGACGCTTCCGTCGGGTGCGAGCGTCACCAACCACTGGAACTCGAACCGCACCGGCACCAGCGGCGCGGTGCAGTTCACGAACGTCAGCTACAACGGCTCGATCGGTGCCGGACAGTCGACCGAGTTCGGCTTCCAAGGCACCGGCACGGGCACGGGCATGACCCCGACCTGCACCGCCAGGTAG
- a CDS encoding mannose-1-phosphate guanylyltransferase, translating into MLFAVIPAGGSGTRLWPLSRAGHPKFLHPLTGTDASLLQATVQRLAPLTTPERTLVVTGLSHAAAVARQLTRVPEENILVEPSPRDSCAAIALAAAVIARRDPDAVMGSFAADHLIADPDGYVATVRRAVEGAEQGLLMTVGIKPTRPETGYGYLQCGGGIGGGEIRVVEEFKEKPAYDVAVSYVESGRYFWNASMFVWRVDRFLAELARQQPEMHEGLRRIADAWDSPAREEVLAEVWPTLPKISVDYAVMEGAAAAGLVGTVPGDFGWNDIGDFHTLGDVLPADPAGNVVVGAGTTDDKPGVLLRDSSGLVVVPGSGRLVAALGVRDLIVVDTDDAVLVCPRDRAQDVKKLVDDLKRRGDDSYV; encoded by the coding sequence ATGCTCTTCGCCGTTATTCCGGCGGGTGGTAGCGGCACGCGTTTGTGGCCGCTGTCCCGAGCCGGTCATCCCAAGTTTTTGCATCCGCTCACCGGCACCGACGCCTCGCTCCTGCAGGCGACCGTGCAGCGGCTGGCGCCGCTGACCACCCCTGAGCGGACGCTGGTGGTGACCGGGCTGTCCCACGCGGCGGCGGTCGCCCGGCAGCTCACCCGGGTGCCCGAGGAAAACATCCTTGTCGAGCCCTCTCCGCGGGACTCCTGCGCGGCGATCGCCCTGGCCGCCGCCGTCATCGCGCGGCGCGACCCGGACGCGGTGATGGGTTCGTTCGCGGCCGACCACCTGATCGCCGACCCGGACGGGTACGTGGCGACGGTCCGCCGCGCCGTGGAGGGCGCCGAGCAGGGCCTGCTGATGACCGTCGGGATCAAGCCCACCCGCCCGGAGACCGGCTACGGGTACCTGCAGTGCGGCGGCGGCATCGGCGGCGGCGAGATCCGGGTGGTGGAGGAGTTCAAGGAGAAGCCGGCGTACGACGTGGCCGTCTCCTATGTGGAGTCCGGCCGCTACTTCTGGAACGCGAGCATGTTCGTGTGGCGGGTCGACAGGTTCCTCGCCGAGCTGGCCCGCCAGCAGCCGGAGATGCACGAGGGGCTGCGGCGCATCGCGGACGCCTGGGACTCACCCGCCCGCGAGGAGGTGCTCGCCGAGGTATGGCCGACGTTGCCGAAGATCTCCGTCGACTACGCGGTGATGGAGGGGGCGGCGGCCGCCGGACTTGTCGGCACCGTGCCCGGCGACTTCGGTTGGAACGACATCGGCGACTTCCACACGCTCGGCGACGTGCTCCCCGCCGATCCCGCCGGCAACGTCGTGGTGGGGGCCGGGACGACCGACGACAAGCCGGGGGTACTGCTGCGCGACTCCAGCGGGCTAGTGGTCGTGCCGGGGTCGGGCCGGCTGGTCGCCGCGCTCGGCGTACGTGACCTGATCGTCGTGGACACCGACGACGCCGTGCTCGTCTGCCCGCGGGACCGTGCCCAGGATGTGAAGAAGCTGGTGGACGACCTGAAGCGGCGTGGCGATGACAGCTACGTTTAA